In Xanthomonas sacchari, a genomic segment contains:
- a CDS encoding DUF998 domain-containing protein, with amino-acid sequence MGEVSERVVRWIGPLLAVAAVAAMLGFGAVLPGYLPWSHPLALLGARGIPHAWAFNLLAFVLPGCLALALALRLLRRAGRQAPWALRVGGQLLLLAGLAFAGMGLLPLDPSDLQARATQLHASAWLLWVVALVAAAALLGLGARRDPAARGWAAVALSMALLAALGAFALDRLLSPALAQRLVFLLWWGWLALLACWPGPQAGPRRG; translated from the coding sequence ATGGGCGAAGTGAGCGAACGGGTGGTGCGTTGGATCGGGCCGCTGCTGGCGGTGGCCGCCGTGGCGGCGATGCTGGGGTTCGGCGCGGTCCTGCCCGGCTATCTGCCGTGGTCGCATCCGCTGGCCCTGCTCGGCGCGCGTGGCATCCCGCATGCCTGGGCCTTCAACCTGCTGGCGTTCGTGCTGCCCGGGTGCCTGGCGCTGGCGCTGGCGCTGCGGCTGTTGCGCCGGGCCGGGCGCCAGGCGCCCTGGGCGTTGCGGGTCGGCGGGCAACTGCTGCTGTTGGCGGGACTGGCCTTCGCCGGCATGGGCCTGCTGCCGCTGGACCCGAGCGACCTGCAGGCGCGTGCGACCCAGTTGCATGCCAGCGCCTGGTTGCTGTGGGTGGTGGCCCTGGTGGCGGCCGCCGCCCTGCTGGGGCTGGGCGCGCGCCGCGATCCGGCCGCGCGCGGCTGGGCGGCGGTGGCGCTGAGCATGGCGCTGCTGGCGGCGCTGGGCGCGTTCGCGCTGGACCGGCTGCTGTCGCCGGCGCTGGCGCAGCGGCTGGTGTTCCTGCTGTGGTGGGGCTGGCTGGCGCTGCTGGCCTGCTGGCCGGGACCGCAGGCGGGGCCGCGCCGCGGCTGA
- the trxA gene encoding thioredoxin translates to MSDTPHVFDAKTETFEAEVLQRSLQTPVLVDFWAPWCGPCKTLSPILEKLAAEYNGGFVLAKVDVDQEQQIAAAFQIRSVPTVFLVKGGQLVDGFPGALPEGQLREFLTQHGIVPLAAQEPAEDVPAAPLDPHAEVQRLREAVAAEPDKDELKLDLALALVKIGAAAEAETLIDALPANLATDERAVRARARLGFVGALQAAPPLETLQATLAQDPSDLKARYLLGVHHLVGGDDAAALEQFLEMLRQDRGFEDGLPKKALIDAFRVIEDEDLVGQYRRKMSALLF, encoded by the coding sequence ATGTCCGACACGCCCCACGTTTTCGACGCCAAGACCGAGACCTTCGAAGCCGAGGTGCTGCAGCGCTCGCTGCAGACGCCGGTGCTGGTGGACTTCTGGGCGCCCTGGTGCGGCCCGTGCAAGACCCTGAGCCCGATCCTGGAAAAGCTGGCGGCCGAATACAACGGCGGTTTCGTCCTGGCCAAGGTCGACGTGGACCAGGAGCAGCAGATCGCCGCGGCGTTCCAGATCCGCTCGGTGCCGACGGTGTTCCTGGTCAAGGGCGGGCAGCTGGTCGACGGCTTCCCCGGCGCGCTGCCCGAAGGCCAGTTGCGCGAATTCCTGACCCAGCACGGGATCGTGCCGCTGGCGGCGCAGGAACCGGCCGAAGACGTGCCGGCGGCGCCGCTGGATCCGCACGCCGAAGTGCAGCGCCTGCGCGAGGCGGTGGCGGCCGAGCCGGACAAGGACGAGCTGAAGCTGGACCTGGCCCTGGCCCTGGTCAAGATCGGCGCCGCCGCCGAGGCGGAGACGCTGATCGACGCGCTGCCGGCCAACCTGGCCACCGACGAGCGCGCGGTGCGGGCGCGGGCGCGCCTGGGCTTCGTCGGCGCGCTGCAGGCGGCACCGCCGCTGGAGACGCTGCAGGCCACGCTGGCGCAGGATCCGAGCGACCTCAAGGCGCGCTACCTGCTAGGCGTGCACCACCTGGTCGGCGGCGACGACGCGGCCGCGCTGGAGCAGTTCCTGGAGATGCTGCGCCAGGATCGCGGTTTCGAGGACGGCCTGCCGAAGAAGGCCTTGATCGATGCGTTCCGGGTGATCGAGGACGAGGACCTGGTGGGGCAGTACCGCCGCAAGATGTCCGCCCTGCTGTTCTGA